DNA from Arthrobacter sp. FW305-BF8:
TCGGATCACGGGGCACGCGCCCCACCATCGCCTCGCCGCTGCACAAGGAGGTTTACGACCTCGAGACGGGTGAATGCTTCGGCAACGCGGACCTGCGCCTGGCCGCGTTCAGCACGCGCATCGTGGACGGCTTCATCGAGGTTGAGCTCTAAGGCTGAAGCTCCCAGCGGCCCGCCCTTAATGGGCCGGCCAGCCCCTAATCGCCCGGGCCCGCCCTTAGTTGGCCGGGCCTGCCCTACAGGCCCAGGGCCTCGCGCACGTCAGTGAGCACCTGGTCCAGCGCGGCCCTCGCCGCCAGCCGGGCTTCGGGCAGTTCAGCGGCGGAGCCGACGCTCTGGACAACCTCCAGGTAGCACTTGAGTTTCGGCTCCGTGCCGCTCGGCCGGATGATCACGCGGCTGAGGTCGCGGGTCACATAGAGCAGCCCGTCGGTCGGAGGCAGCTGTTCGCTGCCTTCGGCCAGATCCACGAATGACTCCACGGCCGACCCGCCGAACGATTCGGGCGGGTTCACGCGCAACCGGTTCATCATGGCGTCCAGCAGGCCGAGGTCACCCACGCGGATGCTCAGCTGGTCGCTGGCGTGGAGCCCGTGCACCAGGTACAGCTCGTCCAGGGTGTCGAAGATCGTCTTGCCCTCGGCCTTGGCTGCGGCGGCCAATTCCGCAATCAGCACCGCGGCGGACAGCCCGTCCTTGTCCCGGACCAGGTCCGGAGCAACGCAGTAACCCAGCGCCTCCTCATAGCCGTAGACGAGGCCCGGCACCCGCGAAATCCACTTGAACCCGGTCAGCGTTTCCTCATGGGCGTACCCGGCTGCGGCGGCGATGTGTGAAAGCAGCCGCGACGAAACAATCGAATTGGCGAACACGCCGCCGGCAGCATCCGCTCCAGCAGCATCCGCTCCAGTGGGGTCCGCTCTGATTGCGTCGGTTTTGGAGGCGGCCAGGCGCGCCACGACGTGTGCTCCCAGAAGGGCGCCCACCTCGTCGCCCCGCAGCATCCGCCACGCGCCCGTGTCCGGGTCCTTCGCGGCCACCGCGGCACGGTCCGCGTCCGGGTCGTTGGCCAGAACGATGTCTGCGTCCGCCTGCATCGCCTCACCCAGGGCCAGATCCAGGGCGCCGGCTTCCTCAGGGTTGGGAAAACTGACGGTGGGGAAGTCCGGGTCCGGCTCCGCCTGTTCGCTGACGAGCGTCACGTCGGTGAATCCGGCTGCCTCCAGAACGGAGACTGCTGTCGCTCCGCCGACGCCGTGCAACGGTGTCAGGACGATCTTCAGGTCCCGGGCCGGGAAGAGCCCGCGGTCGGCAAGCCCTGCCGTGGCGGCCTCGTAGTCCTGGACGATCCGGTCGTCCAGGACCGTCCAGCCGTCCTGGGCCAGGGGGATCGCGGCAAGGTCGCCCGCCTTGCTGATGTCGGTGGCGATCAGGGCGTCGTACGGCGCTACTATCTGTGCGCCCCGGCCGCTTTCCTCCACCGCATGCCGGCCGAGGTACACCTTGTAGCCGTTATCCTGCGGGGGGTTGTGGCTGGCTGTGACCATCACGCCCCCGTCGCACTCCAGAGCCCGGACCGCATACGCCAGCAGCGGCGTCGGCAGGGGAGCCGGCATCAGGAACGTCTCGATGCCCGCCGCAGTGAACACCGCCGCCGTCTCCTTCGCGAAAATGTCGGAGTTGTAGCGGGCGTCATAGCCGACGACGGCGCGTGGCCGTGTTCCGGGGGCGGCCTCCGCCACCGTCCGGACCAGGAAATTGGCGAAGCCCGCCGCCGCACGGCGGACCACGACGCGGTTCATCCGGTTGGGCCCCGGACCCAGGGCGGCACGCAGGCCGGCCGTTCCGAACTGCAACGTGCCCCGGAAGCTGTCCTCAAGGTCCTGCCGGGCGGCGGGCGTGCCGGCCTCGGTGAGCTTCACGAGTTCGGTCAGCGTTGCCGCGGTCCGGGGATCCGGATCCTGGGCGGCCCAGGCGCGGGCGTCGTTGAGCAGCTGCAGGTCGGCTTCG
Protein-coding regions in this window:
- a CDS encoding phospho-sugar mutase; this translates as MTSSEADLQLLNDARAWAAQDPDPRTAATLTELVKLTEAGTPAARQDLEDSFRGTLQFGTAGLRAALGPGPNRMNRVVVRRAAAGFANFLVRTVAEAAPGTRPRAVVGYDARYNSDIFAKETAAVFTAAGIETFLMPAPLPTPLLAYAVRALECDGGVMVTASHNPPQDNGYKVYLGRHAVEESGRGAQIVAPYDALIATDISKAGDLAAIPLAQDGWTVLDDRIVQDYEAATAGLADRGLFPARDLKIVLTPLHGVGGATAVSVLEAAGFTDVTLVSEQAEPDPDFPTVSFPNPEEAGALDLALGEAMQADADIVLANDPDADRAAVAAKDPDTGAWRMLRGDEVGALLGAHVVARLAASKTDAIRADPTGADAAGADAAGGVFANSIVSSRLLSHIAAAAGYAHEETLTGFKWISRVPGLVYGYEEALGYCVAPDLVRDKDGLSAAVLIAELAAAAKAEGKTIFDTLDELYLVHGLHASDQLSIRVGDLGLLDAMMNRLRVNPPESFGGSAVESFVDLAEGSEQLPPTDGLLYVTRDLSRVIIRPSGTEPKLKCYLEVVQSVGSAAELPEARLAARAALDQVLTDVREALGL